CAGGAAAAACAACTTTAGTTCAAGGTATTGGCGAAGGGTTGGGGATTATAGACTCAATTGTTAGCCCAACCTTTACTTTAATTAATGAGTATCACGAAGGCCGTATACCCCTTTATCACTTGGACTTATATCGCTTGGAATCGGCTGAGGTTGAAGCGTTGAATCTGGAAAGTTACTGGGATGGAGTTGAGTTTCCTTTGGGAATTGTTGCGATCGAGTGGGCAGAACGATTGCCTTATAAACCTCAAAGTTATCTCCACTTGTGTCTGACTTACTCCCCAGAGAGTGGACGTCAAGCTGAACTTATCCCAGTTGGTGAGTTTGATTGGGGCGCTATCGGTGCTGAACCATCTGAAATTCTGTAAAGAAGGAGTCAGTCGAATCTTACTCTTCCCTATTACCTATTACCTATTACCGATCGCCTCTTTATGACTCATTACTATCACCAAAAATTAACGCTTCTCCTCTGACTTCCGTATTCAACTTCCCCTTTTCATAGACCACTTGACCCCCAACAATCGTATATACAGGCCATCCCGTTAAATTCCATCCTTCAAAAGGACTCCAACCACATTTTGTTTGAACTTCCTCACGTAAAACAGGATGATAATTATCCAAATCTACGAGTACTAAATCGGCATCATAACCGGGCGCGATCGCACCTTTTTTTGGAATGCCATACGCCTTCGCCACCGCAGTAGACATCCAGTTCGAGACTTGGCTAACTGTACAACGTCCCTGCATCGCTTGAGTCAGCATTAACGGTAGTGATGTCTCCACTCCCGGCATTCCCGAAGGTGAATTGGGATAGGTTTGAGCCTTTTCTGCCAAGGTGTGGGGAGCATGGTCTGTTGCGATAAAATCGATTACACCGTCGAGCAGCGCTTGCCAGAGAACTTCGTTATCATGGGGCGATCGCAACGGCGGATTCATCTGTGCTAAGGTACCTATTTTTTCATAAGCACTCGTATTGAGTAATAAATGTTGGGGCGTGACTTCTGCCGTCACCCAACTCGGCTTATCCTGCCTGAGTAATTCCGCTTCTTCGGCAGTAGACATGTGAAGAATATGCAGCCGTCTTTGATATTTTTTAGAGAGTTTCAGTGCTAATTGAGTCGCATTCAGAGCCGCTTGATTGTCCTGAATGGTGGAGTGAATTGCAGGGTCAGTTATTCCCGCAAAGTCTTGTCGTCGTTGATTAATTCGGCCTTGGTCTTCGGCATGAACGGCAATCAAGCGAGTCCCTTTGGCAAAAATGGGTTCTAATCCTTGTTCGTCATCAACCAAAAGCGGCCCATGCATCGAACCCATAAAAATCTTAATCCCACAAGTCGGCTGAGCCTCAATTAGATCTTGCCGATTTTCGGGAGTGGCTCCGATGAAAAAGCCATAATTCACTAAACATTTATCGGCAGCCCGACGTAGCTTATCATCGAGTGCCTCTTGCGTCGTCGTCAAAGGACGAGTGTTGGGCATTTCCAGAAAAGACGTGACCCCACCTTTAGCACAAGCACAGCTTGCCGTAAATAAATCTTCTTTATGCTCTAACCCCGGTTCTCTGAAATGTACTTGTGGATCGATCACCCCCGGCAACAAAGTCAGTCCGTTTGCGTCTATCACTGTATCCGCCTGGGTGGCAGAGGCCATGATTTCTGGTGCAACCTGAACAATTTCTCGACCACGAGTCTGGACATCTCCCACTAAAAACTCACCCGTTGGCAAAAGTATACGAGCGTTGCGGATGAGCAGACAAAAGTCAGAAGACATAAGAGGATGGTAAAATTCGACGGTGATTCTATAGTCGCATTTAAATTTGTACAGTTATATGTAAGAACGTATTTATTTAGATGGGATAGTCTTAGCGACCCATCGGCTTTTTCCCGTCACTGAAACTCGTAACTCCATGGTGATTGAACAGTTATGACTCGTTTGCAGGATCAAGAACCTAAGAAACAGCCTCTACAAGACGCTGAAAACCCTTGGGTAGAAGCCATCAAGACTATTGCCTTGAGTGGTATTCTCGCTTTCGGGATTCGCAGCTTTGTGGCGGAAGCCCGTTACATTCCTTCCGAATCGATGCTGCCAACGTTACAGATTAACGACCGCCTGATCATTGACAAGATCAGTTACGACTTTCGAGACCCAGTACGGGGAGACATTGTTGTATTTTCTCCCACTGAAGTTCTCCAGCAGCAAAATTACCAAGACCCTTTCATCAAACGGGTGATTGGTCTTCCGGGCGATCAGGTTGAGGTGAAAGGGGGTCGAGTTTATGTGAATAACCAACCCCTGCGGGAAAAGTATATTGAAGAAAAGCCGAATTACAATTTTAGTACTGGGGAATTTAATAGTAGGCTCAAGATTAAAGGTGGAACGGTACCCCCTAACCAATACCTCGTTCTGGGAGATAACCGCAACGATAGCTACGATTCTCACTATTGGGGTTATGTCCCCCGCAGCAAAATTATTGGTCGGGCGGTAATCCGATTCTGGCCTCCGAATCGGGTGGGCGAACTGGGTGCAGGCCCTGTTCCTGCAACTCCTAAGTAAGCAGTGAGATTGAATTATCGTTATTAAACAGCAATGACTCCTACACAAAACCAAGAGCCTGATAAACAACCTATACAAAAAGGTGAGAATGCTTGGGTCGAAGCCGTAAAAACAATCGCCTTGAGCGGTATTCTTGCCTTCGGGATTCGTAGCTTTGTGGCAGAAGCCCGCTACATTCCTTCGGGTTCGATGCTGCCAACGCTACAGATTAATGATCGCTTAATTATTGATAAAGTCAGTTATCGCTTCCAAGAACCTCAACGAGGAGACATTGTGGTGTTTATGGCCCCTAAAGAGGCGGGTCATTGTACCAATCCTATGAGTAAGAATCCAGAAGCTCCCCGTGATGCATTTATCAAACGCATCGTTGGGTTACCTGGAGAAAAAGTGGAGGTTAAAGAAAAACAGGTTTATATTAACGGAAAACCTATACAGGAGAAGTATATCGAAGCTCCTCCTGGCTATGAATTTGGTCCTTTTAGCGTACCTAAAAACTCTTACCTCGTACTAGGTGATAACCGCAATAATAGCTGTGATAGTCACTATTGGGGGGCTGTTCCTCGTGACAATATCATTGGCAAAGCTATAGTCCGATTCTGGCCTCTCAATCGTGTGGGTGAATTGGGTGAGGGACCTATCTATCCGGCCAAGTCAAGTCAACAACAACTCTAGGATGTAAGGTGGGCAATGCCCACCCTACCTGTAGAGACGGCCTTTCCTTTTCGCTGTCTACTCAATTCTTAATCTCCCATCTCCAATCCCTGAGGAGGGCACCAGGTTTGCACAACACGACCAATTAGCTGTTGTCCTAACCAGGGGGTGTTGCTAGAGTGAGATTTGAGGGTATGTTTCTCGATTTTCCACTTGTGTTGGGGATTGAACAGAACCAGTTCAGCCGGTTGCTCTGGCGCGATCGCATTTGGAGTTTGTTGTAGACAAATAGCTGGTTTTATGCTAATGCGCTGCCATAGTTCGAGGGCTGACCAGTCGCCTGTCTCGACCAGGGTATACCAGAGTAAGGGTAAAGCGAGTTCTAAGCCGATCGCACCCGGTGGGGCTTCGGCAAAAGCAACGGTTTTTTCTTCGTAAGTGTAGGGCGTGTGGTCAATAGCGATCGCATCGATAATTCCCTCCCGCACCCCTCGCAGCAGCGCGGCTTGGTCAGCGGGATTGCCCAAAGGGGGTTCCAAGCGTAAGTTAGGGTCATAACGACCCAAATCTTCGGTATTAAGCAATAGATGCATCCAAGTGGTACTCGCCGTTACAGGTAATCCTCGTGCTTTGGCATCCTCAAGGAGTTCCACACTGCGACGGGTAGAAATACGCATGAGATGGACGGGAGTGCCAATGGCGGCAACGACTTCCAAGAGGGCAGCTAGGGCAGTGGATTCTGCGATCGCAGGATTTCCCGGTAAACCAAAACGCAGGGATTGTACCCCCTCTCGCATCACGCCATTTCCTGCCAACTTGAGGTCACAAGGGACAAGTGCTACGGGTTTCCCTAAAGGTTGCAGGTATTCTAACGCCCGTCGCAGCAACCCCAGATTTGCGATCGGACGCCCATCGGCAAAACCCACCACCCCAGCGGCGGCTAATTCAGCCAGTTCCGTCATTTGCTGGCCTTCGACACCCAAAGTGAGAGCACCCCAGCAATAAAGGTGAGGGAGAGAGGCAGGGGGGGAATTTCCTTTTGTTCTTGCTTTTTGGAGTGCTTGTATCTTCTGATTCAATGCAGCTAACCCAGAGGGGTTATCCAACGCAGGGACGGTATCCGGTAAAATTGCCAAGCGTGTGAAGCCGCCTGCTGCTGCCGATTCCATTAGTGATAGCCAGGTTTCCCGTTCCTCAAATCCGGGTTCCCCAGAGTGGCTATAAAGGTCTACCAGTCCAGGCCCTAAAATCAATCCCTGACAATTTCGCACCAAGGTATCGCCAGGAATCTCAGAAATAGACGCTTCAACCGCCTTAATCAAGCCGTCTACAATCAGAACATCAGCCAGTTGGTCAGTTCCAGAGACTGGGTCTAAAACTCGAACTTGTTGAAGTAGTTCACTATTCATAGAACTTGAACATATATCCTATATTCCCACTTCCCCATCAAAGGTACCCCCCTGATCAAACAAGAGGGGAAAGAGAGAATTTTAATCCCCAATCACAATATCAGTATCTGTATCATCAGGAACTAAGCTGGACTCGTACAGGAAAATACCATCATCTGATCCGACCAGGCATTGGCGGAAGTCGCTCTTGAGTAGGCGAATTAAATAAGAGCATTCTGCGCGAGAGTAGCCAGATGCACTTTAGCGTTTTATGAGTTTCAATACATTTTTTTAATTTATAAAGTTTTAATAAATTTTACAAAAACGCTAAACAGCCTAGATCAGTCTGGCAGAAATAAGTCACCAGTTTAATCGGATTCAGGAAAAATACCATTTGAGAACTAGTTGTGCCTAAGGAGTTAACTTCGAGTACTGTCTATTACAATGAAATGAATTAAAAGTTAAAAACTGTTCTAAGTGTGAAAACAAAAATATCACCATTCATCTGATTATGCTCGGAATTTATCAGATAGATTATACCTGGAATTACCGTAGAATTCTGATTTAGAGGGTATTCATAAAAGGCTTCAAAATGGAATCCTGTACTTGTATCTTCACGAGCCGCTATTGTATTATGAATAGCTTTAGGCGGCATTCCAAAGCCCAGTCCCCCAACCGCACCGACCTTAAATAAGTCTGGGAAAGCGAGATTGACGGCATAGTTAATAATGCCAGCCTGACCATTTATCGGGTCAACTCTTTTAGCCTCAGTATACCCGAACCAGCTACTCAAAGCTATCTGAGGAGTCATTCTCCAGGACGTTTCAACTCCAAAAGAATTAGACACCAACGGCACACCAATACCGAAGGGAATATTGGAAAAAGCACTGCCAGTTCGATGCGCTAAGTTTCCATCAGCCGAATAGTTCCGAATATATGTCAAGCCTAAGTCCAAGTTGGACAGGGGCTGGAAGGAAAGTTGAGCTAAAGCACTATATGTTCCGTTAAATAGTCCTTTTCCAGAAGTAGGGATGTCAGCATTTTGAGCTAGATAACCTAAGTCAAGACGAAGCGCTTCATTGAACCTATAAACTGCTGCAATCCCTGCACCAGTAGTGTTCCCGATGCGATAGATGGGATTGCGTTCGGCGAAGCGGGAAGGAGAGCCTTTCGCGCCTCCAAAGCTGGCAAAGAAGGGGTTAACGACGGTGGCGTAGTAATGATGTGATGCAGCATTGCCGTAAAGATAGACATTGAGGCGATCGCCTATAGGAAACCGATATTCCAACAGATTTAAATCGACACGGTTATCAGTATTTCCCACTTCAAAAGAGAGGCGCGTCATGTTGGTACCAGAAACCCCATTGAAATTTGGCACTCTGTTAGAAGCTTGAAGGCGGACAAGCAGACGATCTTTGCCCATGAAGCTAGTTGTGAAATTCAATCGAGTTCGATAGTTAAGCGCGAGATTGGAATCAATGCGTGTGTTAGAATTACCATCCGCCGTGTCTCCCGTCAAATCACTGGCAGCAACGACGATTGAAGTATTTAATTTAGTACTAGCGGAGAATTGATTGGCTTCCAACTTAGCCGTGCGAACCTCTATATTTTCTGCTCGCTCCTGTAGGATAGCTAACTCAGTAGCAAAATCATCCTGTAGCCGTTTGATAGCAGGAATGCTTTCGGAAGATATTTCTGAACGCTGATTTGCCAGGTGTGTATTGAGTGTGTTTAAGCAATCCTTCAACGCAACAGCAAATTCATAGCGAGTTAGCACCCGATCACCTCGGTAAGTGTTATCTGGGTAACCAGCCATGCAACCATATTGTTCAATTAAAGATTGCAGCGCTTGAATTGCCCAGTCAGAGGGTTGTACGTCAGATAGCTGAGAAACTGATGGAATTGGATTGTTCGCCAATTCTTCCGGGCGCAAAATTACCTCAGTGGGAGCGTTAAATATTGAGGTTTCTTGCTCCTGTTCAGGATGGATTTGGGCAAAGTCTAAGGCTTGCTTAGGACGATGTATTTCAATGCCTTGATGTTGGGCTAGCGCTCCTGTTTGCTGAACGAGAATAGCAAAGGCTGAAGTAGAGACAGCAAGGCTAATACTCAAAATTGCCGAGCTGAGACGCAGTAAACTTGATAAAATTCCGAGCATTTATTTATTCTCCCAATAATTTCATCAAATCAACACGTTTTTTCGATTGCTTCTGTATATAATAAATCACTAAAAAATGATTTCTTGGTGGAGTTAGTCCTTACATAAAAATCTACACGGGCAGAAAAAAGCTTTTTCAAGTTTATATCACAACGATATATTGCCAATAGATATCTCCGAAAATTAAAATGTAGTTACCTTGAAAAAAGGATTTCAGGTTAATCATCACAGATGTCTAAAATAATTAATGCCATTAACATGAAAAATCTAATCTTGAGAGTTACTCAATACAGCCTTTTATTTACGGTTTTAACCACTGTGCCCAGCAACGGTGTTACTCAAGCAAGAAATGACTTAGGGTTTCGATGCTCGAAGTCTCAAACGAACTCCCGCCTAACTTCACCACAATCGAGGAATATGAGCAATAAAAATACTCTACAAGCGATTCTTGATGACAACGCCCAAGTCGAAAAAGTGGCGGGAGACTTCCAGTTTACGGAGGGGCCGCTGTGGCATCCCAAAGGCTTCTTACTCTTTAGTGATATTCCTGCCAACACCCTTTATCAATGGACAGCCAATAAAAAACCAGAGATATTTCGTCGCCCTTCTGGAAATGCCAATGGTAATACTCTAGATCGAGAGGGACGTTTACTCACGGCTGAGCATAGTAATCGTCGCGTATCGCGTACTGAGAAAGACGGCTCGATCGTTACATTAGCGAGTCAGTACGAGGGGAAGCGGCTCAATAGCCCGAATGACCTTGCGGTTAAATCAGATGGAAGCATCTACTTTACTGACCCTCCCTATGGTATTAAATCTGAACAGGAGGAATTGGGCTTCTACGGTGTCTATCGATTGGCATCGGATGGGAAATTGACTTTGTTAGTGAAAGATTTCGTGCGTCCGAATGGCATTGCTTTTTCACCGGATGAGAAAAAACTCTATGTAAATGATTCGGAAAAAGGTCACATTCGTGTCTTCGACGTGAAATCGGACGGTACATTGGAAAACGGGCAGCTGTTTGCAGAATTGAAAGACCCCAGTAAAAATGGTGTTCCAGATGGAATGAAGGTAGACCAAAAGGGGAATGTTTACAGTACTGGGCCAGGGGGTATATGGGTTTTCTCACCGTCAGGCAATCTATTAGGCATTCTTGAAGTTCCTGAAGTGGCTGCGAATATAGCCTGGGGTGATTCCCTGCGGGATAGCTCCGCTTCACGCGATTACAAAACTCTCTACATTACTGCAAGTAATAGCCTTTACCGTATCCGCCTCAAAATCCCAGGTGTACAATCGGGCCAATAAAGGTGCTATTGTAGCTCTCAACTCTCAATTGAGTACGTCTAATGCCTGAAAATAAAATATCACCAATGTGAGGGTTTACTCCACCTAAATTACAGTTTTTAGTCATCATCTTATTGGTAGTGGGCGTGTTTTTTTGCTTCGTCAATATTGATCATAAAGTCTACTGGTTTGATGAGACTTTCACTTCATTACGAATTTCTGGATATACACCTGTAATAATGTCGGCGTAATTTGCACAATTGGTGACTCATTCTTCGGAGGAACGAGCCAATGAAAATTTTCTTTATATACGCTTTGGGAATTGAGTGGCACAAACATTGCATCTGGAGGTTCCATTTGGGTAACGTTCCAAATTGATAGGAGTAACGGTTCTCCCTTCACTTTTTCCACAGTTTGCCCGATCGCAAAGTCCCCATTTTGTTCAAACCAGAACTCGCGCACCACGCGGGCACCGAAGCCTTTTGCCACTTCACTAGTCGTCTGTAAGTGGTTATTTGGCAGAATCTTTGCCTTGTGGAAATAACCATCCCAAGCTGGATCGGGAGGCCAATTACGCCCAGCGATCGCAGGCCACCATTGCTGGGGTGCAGGCCAAGTTTTATCGCCGCCCCAGTTTTTCCATTCATTTTTACCGTAAGTTTTTTGAGGTGAATTCCACAAAAAATTGGAACCTCCCACCAAGCCATAACGCATGACTCGCGCAATTTCTGGCACTACAACAGCTTCAGTGCGGCCATCACTCAGCCGAAACGCGGTGCGCCCATCATAGACTGTCCGGGTAATCGTGCCGACAGTAGTGGATACTTCCGACTGCACTGTGCTTCGATAATTGGGGGACTCCAGTCAAGGAACAATTTTTCTGACTTTCCCATCTTGCTTGGATGTTACGTAGAGTTCTCCCGCTTCGTCTATCCCAAATCGGACATCTGTTCGTTTTTTACCTACCATTTCCAGAAACGAGCGTTCTTTCTTGCCGTCAAAGAGTCTGAGTTCTTTAATCTTTGCCTGTTTGCCATCGGCAAGTTCATCGACAGGGACATGGAAAAATCGCCCATCACTGCCGAAGTCGGCAAAAACATACTGACCAACTAATTCGGGAATGGCGGTTCCTCGATAAACAAAACCGCCAGCGATCGCAATTCCATAAAACTCAGTCACCCCAGGCGGTATGTCATGTCCGTATTGGGCAACGGGGTAGGTGTAATTAAAATCGCGATCGTTTTCAGGTAATTCATAAACGACATTTTCGTTGTTTTCATCCACAACCCAAGTACCTTCACGTTCCCCCCAGCCATAATTGGCTCCTTTCTTGCCAAGATTCACTTCTTCAATAAAAGCCTGACCCGTATCGACTATCAACATCTTGCCGTCACCGCCAGTATCCCAGCTAAATCGATGAGGGTTACGCAATCCATAGGCCCAAATTTCATCCAGTTTCTTCGGGTCGCTATCGTCCACAAATGGATTGTCAGCAGGAATGCCATATTTACCATTGGTGCTATTATTTCCCAACGGCTTGATGCGTAGAATTTTTCCTAGCGGTGTGCCTAAATCCTGCCCATTATCCAGGGGGTCTGTATCGCTCACAGGAAAACCATCGCTCCCACCATCAGCTACCGCGATGTAAAGCATTCCATAATCAGCATCACCAGGTTTGGCATTGGGATTAAAGGCTAATTGTCCCGTATTGTGATCGGGGTAGGGTTCTTCGATGCGAATGATTTCTCGCATTGTTCCAGAAAACGTATTAGTGGAAGGGTTTGTCGCCTTCCACTCACGAATCACGTCATGGTGAGAACTTGCTATGCTCTGACCTTTGTTGTTAAAAATTGGTTTAGATACTGGAAAATCAGGTGTTCCAGTATCTCGCTTTTCGCTAGTTACGGTATAAAAAATTCCATTTTTGGCAAATTCTGGATGAAAGACAAAATAGGAAAATCCTTGTTGTCCGGATTCGTCATGAAACCCTTTACCCACTATACTTTTAACATCCATATAAATGGTGGCAGTACGGTCAACAATGACATAGAGCTTGCCGCGCATATCATTAACAAATAACCGTCCGCTACCGTCACCTGGGGGAATAAGTAGGTTCAATCGAGCTGCTTTGTTTTCATCTTTGTCACTGCCGCTATCAGGAATCTTTACAACCTCTTCCAATCCAACAGAGAGTTTCGACTTCTCAATCGGAGAGGGAATAGGATTTTTGGTAATCTGATTCGAGGAAATACTGGCAAAGGCTATCACCGAAAAAAAAACACTACAAATCCAATAAGCAAAGGTAGATCTCTTGAGCCGACTCGACTTTTTCATACAGCAAAATTTGTCAGAGGAATCATTACTCCTGACTGAAATAACCAACAACGACATGAATATGTATAGAGCTACACCCCAACTGTTGTGCATTGATAGACTTGCCGTGCTACCTTTGCCAAACACTGCATCCCAATCTCAATTTCCTCGTTCGTAGCCGTGAGACTGATGAGGAGACACTGCTGCTTGTGAGGCTAATTTTCCCGTAAACCGGCGAAGAAAGAGCTACCAGAACAATCATGCCGACTTGCTTCAGTTGCAGGTAGAACTCCCAGTCGGTAATCTGGTTTACCACAATTAAGCGAAGATCGCATCTTCCCTGCGATACAACAACCATGCTAAATCCTTTGCCATTGACTGGTCAAGGGTGTTTTGTGCGATCGCATTTCTCCAGGTGAAGTTCAACTGAAGCGATCGCACCCATCATTTAATATCACTTGGGCTGGGATGACCTGATAGGTAGTGCTCGCGCCTTTCTCATTATTAAGAAAAGCAGAAGTCATTAATTCAAGAAGGCCAACGCCAGTTATAGCGATTCCACTGATAAATACCTTGAATTTCGTACTCGCTACCGTTGTCGAAACGAATAGTACAGTTGTAATACGAACCGTCGCTGTCGGACTGCTGAGAAATCCTAACCACCGTGCAAGCAAACCACTCACGAGTACAAGGGCCATTCTCTTGCACCCACTCCCACAATCCATTCGAGACTTCGATGCGATCGCCAACTCTCAGCTTTAAGTTATCTGACGCCAGTTCGGCAGCAAAATACTGCGCTAAATGCTTCGGTTTGACGCGGTTGAGCCATTGGGGGCCGTAGTTCTCCCGGATGAACTGTACCGATCCAGACTCGCGGTTATGCAGCCAATCGTTGAGTAATTTAATTTTCCAAGGGCGATCGCCCTTGGCGCTACCCCTTGGGTAATCGCGTTTTTCTTGTTCCTTGACAAACTGCAACAAAGCTTGGCGCTGTTCCGCTGTTAGTTCATCGAGAGGATTAGCTGCATCATCGTCATCCCCTTTGGCTGATGCCAGCAGTGCTGCACGGGTTACAGATTCAGTCACAACTTGCAGCAAAATTTGTTTCTGCTGATCACTCAGCGGACATAAACTCGTTTCACACTGAATAAAGGCAGCTTGCAAGACAGCTTCAATCTCAGTTGGGGTCATAGCATGTCAACTCAGCAGACGGGTTAATGGCTCGTCGAAGCATGGCTAATGACGAAAGAACATTTTCTCTCATTATTGCAAAGGTTCAACTCCACAACTCAAGGAAGTTGGCTGGCTGGCTTTGCGGTAAGCTGAGGGTTGGAGTGGTGATTAAACGCTCAAGGATGAAGGAGAAAGCATTCAGTCTTTTCATAAGTCATCCGACGCTACACCGAACACATTTCATCCTTTCTGTTCAACGTTATCGATATAGTGGGGTTTATGCAATTACGAGGTTGGTTGACTACAGTAACTGTTTCTTGCCTTATCTGGGTGGTCAGTTGGGTGTTTGCCCCTGCGGCTTTGGCGTTAGTCCAAATTCAACTATCTGATATTTCTTATCATGAATGCCCTCCTGATGTGGCCGCAGGGGCGGTGACACCGGGGGGAAACAGCATCGCGGCTAACTGTTTCATCGTGACGGGTAAAGCCGAGAACAAGTCTGGCAAAATGGTTGTCAATGCTGACATTTTTGGTCGCATTTACGATGCCGATAACAACTCAATTTTAGAGAATCGCACTCGGCTCGGCTCGATCGAGGAAGTGCCACCGGGCGTCAGTGATTTTGAACTGAGAATCTCGGTTCCGGCTAATCAACCAACACCCTTGCAACTGAAGCAATTCAAAGCTTCCGGTTTTACAGGCCAAGTCCGCCGCTAAAGTTTAAGGTTATTCTGTCGGCTCTTGACTCGT
This genomic interval from Microcoleus sp. AS-A8 contains the following:
- the tsaE gene encoding tRNA (adenosine(37)-N6)-threonylcarbamoyltransferase complex ATPase subunit type 1 TsaE, with product MTTLFLPEAEATRSLGVRLGQSLPAGSVILLEGDLGAGKTTLVQGIGEGLGIIDSIVSPTFTLINEYHEGRIPLYHLDLYRLESAEVEALNLESYWDGVEFPLGIVAIEWAERLPYKPQSYLHLCLTYSPESGRQAELIPVGEFDWGAIGAEPSEIL
- a CDS encoding dihydroorotase; this encodes MSSDFCLLIRNARILLPTGEFLVGDVQTRGREIVQVAPEIMASATQADTVIDANGLTLLPGVIDPQVHFREPGLEHKEDLFTASCACAKGGVTSFLEMPNTRPLTTTQEALDDKLRRAADKCLVNYGFFIGATPENRQDLIEAQPTCGIKIFMGSMHGPLLVDDEQGLEPIFAKGTRLIAVHAEDQGRINQRRQDFAGITDPAIHSTIQDNQAALNATQLALKLSKKYQRRLHILHMSTAEEAELLRQDKPSWVTAEVTPQHLLLNTSAYEKIGTLAQMNPPLRSPHDNEVLWQALLDGVIDFIATDHAPHTLAEKAQTYPNSPSGMPGVETSLPLMLTQAMQGRCTVSQVSNWMSTAVAKAYGIPKKGAIAPGYDADLVLVDLDNYHPVLREEVQTKCGWSPFEGWNLTGWPVYTIVGGQVVYEKGKLNTEVRGEALIFGDSNES
- the lepB gene encoding signal peptidase I: MTRLQDQEPKKQPLQDAENPWVEAIKTIALSGILAFGIRSFVAEARYIPSESMLPTLQINDRLIIDKISYDFRDPVRGDIVVFSPTEVLQQQNYQDPFIKRVIGLPGDQVEVKGGRVYVNNQPLREKYIEEKPNYNFSTGEFNSRLKIKGGTVPPNQYLVLGDNRNDSYDSHYWGYVPRSKIIGRAVIRFWPPNRVGELGAGPVPATPK
- the lepB gene encoding signal peptidase I → MTPTQNQEPDKQPIQKGENAWVEAVKTIALSGILAFGIRSFVAEARYIPSGSMLPTLQINDRLIIDKVSYRFQEPQRGDIVVFMAPKEAGHCTNPMSKNPEAPRDAFIKRIVGLPGEKVEVKEKQVYINGKPIQEKYIEAPPGYEFGPFSVPKNSYLVLGDNRNNSCDSHYWGAVPRDNIIGKAIVRFWPLNRVGELGEGPIYPAKSSQQQL
- a CDS encoding dihydroorotase; protein product: MNSELLQQVRVLDPVSGTDQLADVLIVDGLIKAVEASISEIPGDTLVRNCQGLILGPGLVDLYSHSGEPGFEERETWLSLMESAAAGGFTRLAILPDTVPALDNPSGLAALNQKIQALQKARTKGNSPPASLPHLYCWGALTLGVEGQQMTELAELAAAGVVGFADGRPIANLGLLRRALEYLQPLGKPVALVPCDLKLAGNGVMREGVQSLRFGLPGNPAIAESTALAALLEVVAAIGTPVHLMRISTRRSVELLEDAKARGLPVTASTTWMHLLLNTEDLGRYDPNLRLEPPLGNPADQAALLRGVREGIIDAIAIDHTPYTYEEKTVAFAEAPPGAIGLELALPLLWYTLVETGDWSALELWQRISIKPAICLQQTPNAIAPEQPAELVLFNPQHKWKIEKHTLKSHSSNTPWLGQQLIGRVVQTWCPPQGLEMGD
- a CDS encoding iron uptake porin — its product is MLGILSSLLRLSSAILSISLAVSTSAFAILVQQTGALAQHQGIEIHRPKQALDFAQIHPEQEQETSIFNAPTEVILRPEELANNPIPSVSQLSDVQPSDWAIQALQSLIEQYGCMAGYPDNTYRGDRVLTRYEFAVALKDCLNTLNTHLANQRSEISSESIPAIKRLQDDFATELAILQERAENIEVRTAKLEANQFSASTKLNTSIVVAASDLTGDTADGNSNTRIDSNLALNYRTRLNFTTSFMGKDRLLVRLQASNRVPNFNGVSGTNMTRLSFEVGNTDNRVDLNLLEYRFPIGDRLNVYLYGNAASHHYYATVVNPFFASFGGAKGSPSRFAERNPIYRIGNTTGAGIAAVYRFNEALRLDLGYLAQNADIPTSGKGLFNGTYSALAQLSFQPLSNLDLGLTYIRNYSADGNLAHRTGSAFSNIPFGIGVPLVSNSFGVETSWRMTPQIALSSWFGYTEAKRVDPINGQAGIINYAVNLAFPDLFKVGAVGGLGFGMPPKAIHNTIAAREDTSTGFHFEAFYEYPLNQNSTVIPGIIYLINSEHNQMNGDIFVFTLRTVFNF
- a CDS encoding SMP-30/gluconolactonase/LRE family protein produces the protein MSKIINAINMKNLILRVTQYSLLFTVLTTVPSNGVTQARNDLGFRCSKSQTNSRLTSPQSRNMSNKNTLQAILDDNAQVEKVAGDFQFTEGPLWHPKGFLLFSDIPANTLYQWTANKKPEIFRRPSGNANGNTLDREGRLLTAEHSNRRVSRTEKDGSIVTLASQYEGKRLNSPNDLAVKSDGSIYFTDPPYGIKSEQEELGFYGVYRLASDGKLTLLVKDFVRPNGIAFSPDEKKLYVNDSEKGHIRVFDVKSDGTLENGQLFAELKDPSKNGVPDGMKVDQKGNVYSTGPGGIWVFSPSGNLLGILEVPEVAANIAWGDSLRDSSASRDYKTLYITASNSLYRIRLKIPGVQSGQ
- a CDS encoding PQQ-dependent sugar dehydrogenase, producing the protein MKKSSRLKRSTFAYWICSVFFSVIAFASISSNQITKNPIPSPIEKSKLSVGLEEVVKIPDSGSDKDENKAARLNLLIPPGDGSGRLFVNDMRGKLYVIVDRTATIYMDVKSIVGKGFHDESGQQGFSYFVFHPEFAKNGIFYTVTSEKRDTGTPDFPVSKPIFNNKGQSIASSHHDVIREWKATNPSTNTFSGTMREIIRIEEPYPDHNTGQLAFNPNAKPGDADYGMLYIAVADGGSDGFPVSDTDPLDNGQDLGTPLGKILRIKPLGNNSTNGKYGIPADNPFVDDSDPKKLDEIWAYGLRNPHRFSWDTGGDGKMLIVDTGQAFIEEVNLGKKGANYGWGEREGTWVVDENNENVVYELPENDRDFNYTYPVAQYGHDIPPGVTEFYGIAIAGGFVYRGTAIPELVGQYVFADFGSDGRFFHVPVDELADGKQAKIKELRLFDGKKERSFLEMVGKKRTDVRFGIDEAGELYVTSKQDGKVRKIVP